The region GCAGATAGCCGTGTCGATCGCCGGCTTCGCGCATCCCCTGGCGGCAGCGAAACGAATTGCCATAACTGGTCTGAACCCTTCTTGTTGTCTTGAGACCCCTTGGCGACGGTGGATTCTGCCTCCGCGACCCGATGCGCTCCTTCTAGGGGAGAGGCGCTAAGTGTTTGTTTGAGGCTATGGTTTCTTCGAAGTTTACGAAGACGAGACGTGCTTCTCAGGAGCCGGGACGAGCGATCCAGCGGCCCGAGTTGCGATATTCGGGGCGCACGCCGGTCGAACCGGGCAGCGCGGGGGCATCGCTCGCCGGCGCAGGCTCACTTGCGAGCGGAGCCGGAGAGGTGGCGTCGGCGCGCCAGCGGCTTTCGGGCAGGTTGTCGGTGCGTGGCAGGGCGCTGGCTGCAGTCTGCGCTGGCGCGGCGGGGGCGCTGCTGGACGGCGCGGCGAAGGCGTTCTGCAGCGCCACCGGGTCGAGCGTGTCAGTGCCCATAGCGCTTCCAGCCAGCCGTGCATGGGGAGCGGCGACCGGCTCGCCGCCGCCATAGACATAGCGAAAGGAGGATAGCTCGCCCGCGCGTCCGGCGAAGCTGTAGAAACGGTGCGCGCCGATGGTGGTGAGATAGTGCAGGCTCGGCGCCCAGTAGGGGCTGACCTGAAGCGTGTGGTAATGCGTGGCGAGCCCGACGGGCGCATAGACCTTGCCTGCCAGCGCCTCGCGCGCGACCTTCTCGGCGCGGGCCCAGAAATAGGGTGCGGGGCGGCGGGCCATCGCGCCGTCGCAGGTGAACGAGAACTGGCAGCCCGTCGCGCGCTCGGAGCCTTCGTAGACCACGCCGCACACGTTGGAGGGGTAGGCGGGGTGCGCAAGCCGGTTGAGCACGACCTGCGCCACCGCGCGCTGGCCCGCCTCGGGCTCGCTCGCGGCCTCGTAGTAGATCGCAGCGGTCATGCACTGCAACGCGCGCGAGCGGTCGAGCGCGCTCGGGGCATGTCGCCCGCCTGCGTCGTAATAGCTGAAAGAGCGTGCGGCAGGGCCGACTTGCGCGCCCGCGGCATCGAGCACCGAGCCGCCGTCGCGCGCCGTGGTCTCCTTCATCTCGAGATAATAGAAGGCCGAGC is a window of Novosphingobium aureum DNA encoding:
- a CDS encoding cell wall hydrolase, with amino-acid sequence MTAREAMASGSAQAPRVPVAAPRSAETQPPVLSPLAAQLVRPADFAGRFSRQRRGMGLRRRRARLRKRLAACAVSALALPAFVAPGGWASIAQPFDGGAFEIGNAQVQALVVEPMPFEQPGTSFPGSAFYYLEMKETTARDGGSVLDAAGAQVGPAARSFSYYDAGGRHAPSALDRSRALQCMTAAIYYEAASEPEAGQRAVAQVVLNRLAHPAYPSNVCGVVYEGSERATGCQFSFTCDGAMARRPAPYFWARAEKVAREALAGKVYAPVGLATHYHTLQVSPYWAPSLHYLTTIGAHRFYSFAGRAGELSSFRYVYGGGEPVAAPHARLAGSAMGTDTLDPVALQNAFAAPSSSAPAAPAQTAASALPRTDNLPESRWRADATSPAPLASEPAPASDAPALPGSTGVRPEYRNSGRWIARPGS